A region of Sesamum indicum cultivar Zhongzhi No. 13 linkage group LG7, S_indicum_v1.0, whole genome shotgun sequence DNA encodes the following proteins:
- the LOC105166213 gene encoding ent-kaurene oxidase, chloroplastic-like encodes MDTLLNLQALPAGAAIGGPAVALGGITLFLIRKYVEDQKKKSSSFRPPPEVPGLPVIGNLLQLKEKKPHKTFTKWAEEYGPIYSIKTGSNTMVVLNTNDVAKEAMGTKYSSISTRKLSNALKILTCDKSIVAMSDYNEFYKTARGHLLTSTLGPNAQKRHRIHRDTMINNICEQFHAHVEMYPSEAVNFRKIFQSELFGLSLKQAIGEDVKSIYVEDLGTTLSRQEIFKILVIDPMEGAIDVDWRDFFPYLKWIPNKSFENKIQQMHFHRQAVMKALIEQQRKRIASGTEINCYLDYLLSEAKTLTEQQKLMLLWEAIIEASDTTLVTTEWAMYELCKDPQRQKRLLLEVQDVCGPDKLTEEKLCQLPYLAAIFHETLRKHSPVPIVPLRYVHEDAQLGGYNIPEGTEIAINIYGCNMDQRVWESPDEWKPERFLNAKDNTAELHKTMAFGSGKRACMGALQAMLISCVAIGRFVQEFEWRLKEGEESNVDTLGLTTHKLHPLFTIIKPRN; translated from the exons ATGGATACGCTTCTGAATCTTCAAGCTCTGCCCGCGGGAGCTGCAATAGGAGGCCCGGCTGTTGCTCTTGGTGGGATTACTTTGTTTCTCATCAGAAAGTATGTGGAGGATCAGAAGAAGAAATCTTCCAGCTTCCGTCCTCCTCCAG AGGTACCAGGTTTACCAGTGATTGGGAATTTGCTGCAACTAAAAGAGAAGAAACCCCACAAGACCTTCACCAAATGGGCTGAGGAGTATGGTCCCATATATTCTATCAAGACTGGCTCCAACACTATGGTTGTGCTTAACACGAATGATGTTGCCAAGGAG GCTATGGGAACGAAATACTCGTCTATCTCAACACGGAAGCTATCAAATGCTCTAAAAATCCTCACTTGTGATAAAAGTATTGTTGCAATGAGTGATTATAACGAATTTTACAAGACAGCAAGAGGACATCTACTTACGAGTACTCTTGGACCTAATGCTCAG AAACGGCATCGTATTCACAGGGATACGATGATAAATAACATATGCGAACAATTTCATGCTCATGTGGAAATGTATCCTTCTGAAGCTGTCAACTTCAGGAAAATATTCCAGTCTGAACTTTTCGGATTATCTCTGAAACAA GCTATTGGAGAGGATGTGAAATCGATTTATGTGGAGGACCTTGGCACTACTTTGTCGAGACAAGAGATATTCAAGATATTAGTAATTGACCCAATGGAAGGTGCCATTGATGTGGATTGGAGGGATTTCTTCCCGTATCTCAAATGGATTCCTAACAAAagctttgaaaataaaattcagcAGATGCATTTCCACCGGCAAGCTGTGATGAAAGCCCTTATTGAGCAGCAGAGAAAACGTATTGCTTCTGGCACG GAAATCAACTGCTATCTCGACTACTTGTTATCCGAAGCAAAAACGTTAACGGAACAACAGAAATTGATGCTTCTGTGGGAAGCCATTATTGAAGCATCAGATACTACGTTAGTCACCACAGAATGGGCCATGTACGAGCTCTGTAAAGATCCCCAAAGACAG AAACGTCTGTTGTTGGAAGTTCAAGATGTCTGTGGTCCCGACAAACTTACTGAGGAGAAACTGTGCCAACTTCCATACTTGGCTGCAATTTTCCATGAAACATTGAGAAAGCACAGCCCTGTTCCAATAGTTCCTCTACGGTATGTGCATGAAGATGCACAATTAGGAGGATATAACATCCCAGAAGGCACTGAG ATAGCTATAAATATATACGGATGTAACATGGACCAGAGAGTGTGGGAAAGTCCCGACGAATGGAAGCCTGAGAGGTTTCTCAATGCAAAAGACAATACAGCGGAATTGCACAAGACAATGGCCTTTGGTTCTGGAAAGAGAGCATGTATGGGAGCCCTCCAAGCAATGTTAATTTCTTGTGTAGCGATCGGTAGATTCGTACAGGAGTTTGAATGGAGACTGAAGGAAGGAGAAGAATCAAACGTCGATACCTTGGGGCTGACTACTCATAAGCTTCATCCTTTGTTTACCATCATAAAGccaagaaattga